Proteins from a genomic interval of Thamnophis elegans isolate rThaEle1 chromosome 2, rThaEle1.pri, whole genome shotgun sequence:
- the AGPAT1 gene encoding LOW QUALITY PROTEIN: 1-acyl-sn-glycerol-3-phosphate acyltransferase alpha (The sequence of the model RefSeq protein was modified relative to this genomic sequence to represent the inferred CDS: deleted 1 base in 1 codon) has translation MEISPGQWLLILFLVAIPLLYEWSATFKYFCKMAFYNSYILFLAIIAIPICAVRGRDVENMRVLRFMLLHIKYLYGIKIEVRGTENFNIKEPYVVVSNHQSSLDLLGLMEVLPSRCVPIAKKELMYMGTVGLACWLGGIIFINRKKTNDAISVMSEAAQTMLSQDGRVWVFPEGTRNHNGSMLPFKRGAFHLAVQNPGSSHPVVISSYRDFYSKKDRRFTTGRCIVQILSSVPTKGLEPTDVPALTDRVRQAMLVAFEGPFRGSGSPRSDFRHHFPPNV, from the exons ATGGAGATCTCGCCGGGCCAGTGGCTCCTTATcctcttcctggtggccatcccGCTTCTGTACGAATGGAGTGCTACCTTCAAATATTTCTGTAAGATGGCGTTCTACAACAGCTACATCCTCTTCTTGGCTATCATTGCCATCCCGATCTGTGCCGTCCGTGGGCGCGACGTGGAGAATATGAG GGTATTACGATTCATGTTGCTCCACATAAAATACCTCTATGGGATCAAGATTGAAGTGCGGGGGACGGAGAACTTCAACATCAAGGAGCCCTACGTGGTGGTGTCCAACCACCAGAGCTCCCTTGACTTGCTTG GTTTAATGGAGGTGTTGCCATCTCGGTGTGTGCCAATTGCCAAGAAGGAGCTGATGTATATGGGCACGGTGGGGttggcctgctggctggggggcaTCATTTTTATCAACCGCAAGAAAACCAACGATGCCATCAGCGTTATGTCTGAGGCTGCCCAAACTATGCTGAGCCAAGAT GGTCGAGTCTGGGTGTTTCCCGAGGGTACCAGGAATCACAATGGCTCCATGCTGCCCTTCAAACGGGGCGCCTTCCATTTGGCGGTGCAAAACCCAG GTTCCTCTCATCCTGTTGTAATCTCATCGTATCGAGATTTCTACAGTAAGAAGGATAGGCGCTTCACCACAG GGCGCTGCATTGTCCAGATCTTGTCCTCCGTGCCCACGAAGGGGCTG GAGCCGACCGATGTGCCGGCTCTGACGGATCGAGTGCGCCAAGCCATGTTGGTTGCTTTCGAGGGGCCTTTCCGCGGATCTGGGTCCCCCCGCAGTGACTTCCGCCACCACTTCCCCCCCAACGTCTGA